A region of Diospyros lotus cultivar Yz01 chromosome 3, ASM1463336v1, whole genome shotgun sequence DNA encodes the following proteins:
- the LOC127798277 gene encoding protein ASPARTIC PROTEASE IN GUARD CELL 1: MADRVLLFCIFFSFCFASVLSRTLPVGSENTAFLDVSASVQKTLFLFSSDFGSTKMPNQREETSSSSSVSSLSFELHSRSALHRAQHKDYKSLTLARLDRDSARVKSLQARLDLAIRGVTKLDLKPVDTEFETENFEGPVISGTSQGSGEYFSRVGIGHPPTEAYMVLDTGSDVNWVQCAPCADCYQQTDPIFEPAASSSYAQLTCDTRQCKSLDVSECRNDTCLYQVSYGDGSYTVGDFVTETITFGNSNSANKIAIGCGHNNEGLFVGAAGLLGLGGGMLSFPSQINASSFSYCLVDRDSDSASTLEFNSATPPNAVTAPLVRNHKVDTFYYLQLTGISVGGQPLSIPPTFQLDDNGEGGVIIDSGTAVTRLQTETYNSLRDAFVRGTKHLPSTSGAALFDTCYNLSSMKKVEVPTVSFHFSNGKTWSLPAKNYLIPVDSAGTFCLAFAPSSSSLSIIGNVQQQGTRVSYDLADSLVGFSPNEC, encoded by the coding sequence atGGCTGACAGAGTGCTCCTCTTctgcattttcttctctttctgttTCGCTTCGGTTCTCTCTCGAACCTTGCCAGTCGGTTCGGAGAATACTGCATTTCTTGATGTTTCCGCTTCGGTTCAGAAGACTTTATTCTTGTTTTCGTCCGATTTCGGGTCTACGAAGATGCCGAACCAGCGAGAAGAGacctcgtcttcttcttccgtTTCTTCACTGTCATTTGAGCTACATTCTCGATCGGCGCTTCATCGAGCTCAGCACAAAGACTACAAGTCGCTGACCTTGGCTCGACTCGACCGTGACTCAGCCCGAGTTAAATCGCTTCAGGCCAGGTTAGATCTGGCTATCCGTGGGGTTACTAAGTTGGATCTCAAGCCGGTTGACACTGAGTTCGAGACCGAGAACTTCGAAGGTCCGGTGATTTCAGGGACGAGTCAAGGGAGCGGTGAATACTTCTCCCGAGTCGGAATCGGCCACCCGCCGACTGAGGCGTACATGGTCCTCGACACGGGGAGTGACGTTAACTGGGTGCAATGCGCACCCTGCGCCGACTGTTACCAGCAAACCGACCCGATCTTCGAGCCGGCCGCGTCGTCCTCCTACGCGCAGCTCACGTGCGACACTCGACAGTGCAAATCGCTTGACGTGTCGGAGTGCCGGAACGACACGTGCCTCTACCAGGTATCCTATGGCGATGGATCGTACACGGTCGGCGACTTCGTCACAGAGACCATCACGTTCGGCAACTCCAACTCGGCGAACAAGATAGCCATCGGCTGCGGCCACAACAATGAAGGCTTGTTCGTCGGAGCCGCTGGCTTGCTCGGCCTCGGTGGCGGCATGCTCTCGTTCCCTTCCCAAATCAACGCCTCCTCGTTCTCGTACTGCCTCGTGGACCGCGACTCGGACTCGGCCTCAACTCTCGAGTTCAACTCAGCAACACCGCCAAACGCCGTCACTGCTCCGTTAGTCCGCAACCACAAGGTCGACACATTCTACTACCTCCAGCTAACGGGAATCAGCGTCGGTGGCCAGCCACTGTCAATCCCTCCAACTTTCCAGCTGGACGATAACGGCGAAGGCGGAGTTATTATCGACTCAGGAACGGCGGTGACTCGGCTGCAGACCGAGACATACAACTCGCTCCGTGACGCGTTCGTTAGGGGCACGAAGCACCTGCCGTCTACAAGCGGCGCGGCTTTGTTCGACACGTGTTACAACCTGTCCTCGATGAAGAAAGTGGAGGTCCCAACGGTGTCGTTTCATTTCTCCAACGGGAAGACGTGGTCGTTACCGGCCAAGAATTACCTGATTCCGGTGGACTCTGCCGGGACGTTCTGCCTCGCGTTCGCACCGTCATCGTCTTCGCTGTCCATTATCGGGAACGTCCAGCAGCAGGGGACACGTGTCAGTTACGACCTTGCCG